One window of Leifsonia sp. AK011 genomic DNA carries:
- a CDS encoding low specificity L-threonine aldolase: MTRLHDPSYRGFASDNYAGAHPEVLAALADANEGHQIAYGEDVYTARLQEVVRGHFGDQAEAWPVFNGTGANVTALTSMLPRWGAVVATSTAHIHTDENAAPERVSGLKLLTVDTPDGKLTPELIGTEAWGWGDEHRAQPLAVSITQTTELGTLYTVDEVRAIADYAHERGMLLHMDGARVSNAAAALGTGFAEFTSEAGVDVLSFGGTKNGLVFGEAIVVLNPAASDGLVYLRKLNMQLASKMRFVSAQLIALLEGDLWLRSASHANAMAARLRSALEDAISTGSINGSSLGFTQPTQANAVFATLPPGVADKLRESFRFYDWNPATGEVRWMTAWDTTEADIDTFVAAIADQLAR, encoded by the coding sequence ATGACGAGACTGCACGACCCCTCCTACCGCGGTTTCGCGAGCGACAACTACGCCGGCGCGCACCCCGAGGTTCTCGCCGCACTTGCGGATGCGAACGAAGGCCACCAGATCGCCTACGGCGAGGACGTCTACACGGCGCGGCTGCAGGAGGTCGTGCGCGGTCACTTCGGCGACCAGGCTGAGGCGTGGCCGGTGTTCAATGGCACGGGCGCCAACGTGACAGCCCTCACGAGCATGCTCCCTCGGTGGGGCGCGGTGGTCGCGACGTCGACCGCGCACATCCACACCGATGAGAACGCGGCGCCCGAGCGGGTATCCGGTCTCAAGCTGCTCACGGTTGACACCCCCGACGGCAAGCTCACGCCCGAGCTCATCGGCACCGAGGCGTGGGGCTGGGGCGACGAACACCGCGCGCAGCCCCTCGCCGTGAGCATCACGCAGACGACCGAGCTCGGCACGCTGTACACGGTCGACGAGGTGCGTGCGATCGCGGACTACGCGCACGAGCGCGGGATGCTGCTGCATATGGACGGTGCACGCGTGTCGAACGCTGCGGCGGCGCTCGGGACGGGGTTCGCGGAGTTCACGTCCGAGGCTGGCGTTGATGTCCTCAGCTTCGGGGGGACCAAGAACGGGCTCGTGTTCGGGGAGGCCATCGTGGTGCTGAACCCCGCAGCATCCGACGGCCTCGTGTACCTGCGCAAGCTCAACATGCAGCTCGCATCGAAGATGCGGTTCGTGTCGGCGCAGCTCATCGCGCTGCTCGAAGGCGACCTGTGGCTGCGGTCGGCGTCGCACGCGAACGCGATGGCGGCGCGGCTGCGGTCGGCGCTCGAGGATGCGATCTCGACGGGCTCGATCAACGGAAGTTCGCTCGGCTTCACGCAACCAACCCAGGCCAACGCCGTGTTCGCAACACTGCCGCCCGGGGTCGCCGACAAGCTGCGCGAGAGTTTCCGGTTCTACGACTGGAACCCCGCCACCGGAGAGGTGCGCTGGATGACCGCGTGGGACACGACCGAGGCCGACATCGACACCTTCGTGGCAGCGATCGCAGACCAACTCGCTCGCTGA
- a CDS encoding DUF6421 family protein, with protein MSRVQQTVVGEPEVLEDSQAWLDLKAAASELRQFQSKDGSIEDAAAHARANELVASIRAALPTFAGALPHDAEYLDALDVDFARWADEGFGVPDFLDSLQAFQPQRDRVNGLRHLVVFPMYTQNGSSERLVEAVLVEVVWPDFVASLEAGDYSNGLFVPIRFLDFTEGYDTNSAVLFPETVAMRSIPTFTWGAIFADREAARFRRVVRAASEITKLELPEDAQRLLDDQAVAEETFVMWDLIHDRTHMRGDLPFDPFMIKQRMPFFLYSLEELRCDLTAFRESVRLSRADDASSASANGEVTRDRAKLVQYAVIFDRIFRFAITGTRVRNYDGLGGQLLFAWLHQHHVLHWTDTALAIDWEQVPDVVVALSDAIDELYWKSIDRPKIAHWLAAYDLVASTLTPHPASAWARGLPDEILAGPPKGYTDAVMDDEFPLSMFYEALSKKMADVIESTRGITASGLQD; from the coding sequence ATGTCACGTGTCCAACAGACCGTCGTAGGAGAACCCGAGGTTCTCGAGGACTCGCAGGCATGGCTCGACCTCAAGGCCGCCGCCTCCGAGCTGCGGCAGTTCCAGTCGAAGGACGGCAGCATCGAGGATGCCGCGGCTCACGCACGAGCGAATGAGCTGGTCGCGAGCATCCGCGCCGCCCTGCCGACGTTCGCCGGGGCGCTCCCGCACGACGCGGAGTACCTCGACGCGCTCGACGTCGACTTCGCCCGCTGGGCCGATGAGGGCTTCGGTGTGCCCGACTTCCTCGACTCGCTGCAGGCGTTCCAGCCGCAGCGCGACCGCGTGAACGGACTGCGTCACCTCGTCGTCTTCCCCATGTACACGCAGAACGGGTCGAGCGAACGGCTCGTGGAGGCGGTGCTCGTCGAGGTCGTGTGGCCGGACTTCGTGGCATCCCTCGAGGCCGGTGACTACTCGAACGGCCTGTTCGTGCCGATCCGGTTCCTCGACTTCACCGAGGGCTACGACACGAACTCGGCGGTGCTGTTCCCCGAGACCGTCGCGATGCGCTCCATCCCCACCTTCACCTGGGGTGCGATCTTCGCGGATCGTGAGGCTGCCCGCTTCCGTCGGGTGGTGCGCGCGGCATCCGAGATCACCAAGCTCGAGCTGCCCGAGGACGCCCAGCGACTCCTGGACGACCAGGCTGTGGCGGAGGAGACCTTCGTGATGTGGGACCTCATCCACGACCGCACCCACATGCGCGGCGACCTGCCGTTCGATCCGTTCATGATCAAGCAGCGGATGCCCTTCTTCCTGTACTCCCTCGAGGAGCTGCGCTGCGACCTCACGGCGTTCCGCGAGTCGGTGCGCCTCTCGCGGGCGGACGACGCTTCGAGTGCCTCAGCGAACGGGGAGGTTACGCGCGACCGCGCCAAGCTCGTGCAGTACGCCGTGATCTTCGACAGGATCTTCCGGTTCGCGATCACCGGCACACGCGTGCGCAACTACGACGGGCTCGGCGGCCAGTTGCTCTTCGCGTGGCTGCACCAGCACCACGTGCTGCACTGGACCGACACGGCGCTCGCGATCGACTGGGAGCAGGTGCCGGATGTCGTCGTGGCGCTGTCGGATGCGATCGACGAGCTGTACTGGAAGTCGATCGACCGCCCGAAGATCGCGCACTGGCTCGCCGCGTACGACCTCGTCGCCTCGACGCTGACGCCGCACCCGGCCTCGGCCTGGGCGCGCGGGCTGCCAGACGAGATCCTGGCCGGGCCGCCCAAGGGCTACACGGATGCCGTGATGGACGACGAGTTCCCGCTGTCCATGTTCTACGAGGCGCTCTCCAAGAAGATGGCCGACGTGATCGAGTCGACTCGCGGGATCACCGCTAGCGGCCTGCAAGACTGA
- a CDS encoding zinc-dependent alcohol dehydrogenase family protein: MLATVIHAPHDIRSEEVPDPALLKPTDAIVRVSAACVCGSDLWPYRGVTPTTKPRRIGHEFVGIVEQIGDEVTTIKVGDFVIAPFYWCDMTCINCRNGVSTSCLHGGWWGAPDRNGDFVDGAQGEVVRVPLADGTLVATPGMPAPELIPSLLTLADVMGTGHHAAVSAGVTAGSTVVVVGDGAVGLCAVLAAKRLGASRVVAMSRHADRQEIAREFGADDIIEERGAEGIKRVKEMFDGIGPDCVLECVGTKESMDQALKSARPGGMVGFVGVPNGGPELPIQTMFGTNVGVNGGVASVRNYIDELLPEVLSGAINPGRVFDLELPLSEAAEAYAAMDERRATKVLLRP; this comes from the coding sequence ATGCTCGCCACCGTCATCCACGCCCCGCACGACATCCGCAGCGAAGAGGTCCCGGACCCCGCGCTCCTCAAGCCCACCGATGCCATCGTGCGCGTGAGCGCCGCGTGCGTCTGCGGCTCCGACCTGTGGCCCTACCGCGGGGTCACGCCCACGACCAAGCCGCGCCGCATCGGCCACGAGTTCGTCGGAATCGTCGAGCAGATCGGCGACGAGGTCACGACGATCAAGGTCGGCGACTTCGTCATCGCGCCGTTCTACTGGTGCGACATGACGTGCATCAACTGCCGCAATGGCGTGAGCACGAGCTGCCTCCACGGTGGCTGGTGGGGCGCACCGGACCGCAACGGTGACTTCGTCGACGGCGCCCAGGGCGAGGTCGTGCGCGTGCCGCTCGCCGACGGGACCCTCGTCGCAACGCCGGGGATGCCCGCCCCCGAGCTCATTCCGAGCCTCCTGACCCTCGCCGACGTCATGGGCACCGGCCACCACGCCGCAGTCTCGGCAGGCGTCACCGCGGGCAGCACCGTGGTTGTCGTCGGGGATGGCGCGGTCGGGCTCTGTGCGGTACTCGCCGCGAAGCGGCTCGGGGCATCCCGCGTGGTCGCGATGTCGCGTCACGCTGACCGCCAGGAGATCGCGCGCGAGTTCGGCGCCGACGACATCATCGAGGAGCGCGGGGCCGAGGGCATCAAGCGCGTGAAGGAGATGTTCGATGGCATCGGGCCCGACTGCGTGCTCGAGTGCGTCGGCACGAAGGAGTCGATGGACCAGGCGCTGAAGTCGGCGCGCCCCGGCGGCATGGTCGGCTTCGTCGGCGTGCCGAACGGCGGACCGGAGCTGCCTATCCAGACGATGTTCGGCACCAACGTCGGGGTCAATGGCGGCGTGGCATCCGTGCGCAACTACATCGACGAGCTGCTGCCCGAGGTGCTCTCGGGAGCCATCAACCCGGGTCGCGTCTTCGACCTCGAGCTGCCGCTGAGCGAGGCAGCCGAGGCCTACGCCGCCATGGACGAGCGCCGCGCTACGAAGGTGCTGCTGCGCCCGTAG
- the acs gene encoding acetate--CoA ligase, whose product MTSAPFNELLVETRSFPPPAHFAIDSNVAADAWERAAADPVAFWEEAAGRLKWDTPWTVAHTWEPAAGPDGLQPPVAEWFSDGTLNVAVNCVDRHVDAGLGDKVAYYFEGEPGDRRAITFAELQREVSKAANALEALGVTKGDRVVIYLPVIPETVIITLAVARIGAIHSLVFGGFSAEALRFRVEDTGAKLVVTSDGQFRRGKAVPVKQNADAAVEGLDHVEHVLVVNRTGLQVDITEGRDVWWHDIVDSQPSHHEAESFPAETPLFIIYTSGTTGKPKGLVHTSGGYLTQASWTHWAAFDAKDNDVHWCTADLAWVTAHTYELYGPLSNATTQVIYEGTPDTPSRTRHLEIIERYGVTTYYTAPTLVRTFMTWFPEGLPSGFDLSSIRLLGSVGESINPAAWVWFREQFGAGTAPVIDTWWQSETGAAIMAPIPAWTTIKPGSATRALPGLKTLVVDDAGEPVPPGAGGYLVIEGTWPSMARTVWGNPQRYLDSYWARFADRGYFFSGDGAKADADGDIWLLGRVDDVINVSGHRLSTIEIESALVAHPLVGEAGVTGADDATTGEAIVAFVLAATDAATDDLAQELRAHVAAAIGPIAKPRDIHIVQDLPKTRSGKIMRRLLRDIVDGRPLGDTTSLQDPTGPERIAAVVAASRTPAR is encoded by the coding sequence GTGACATCCGCGCCCTTCAATGAACTGCTCGTCGAGACCCGCTCGTTCCCGCCGCCCGCGCACTTCGCGATCGACTCGAACGTGGCCGCCGATGCTTGGGAGCGCGCCGCCGCCGACCCCGTCGCGTTCTGGGAGGAGGCGGCCGGGCGACTGAAGTGGGACACCCCCTGGACCGTCGCGCACACGTGGGAGCCCGCCGCCGGACCCGACGGCCTGCAGCCGCCCGTCGCCGAGTGGTTCTCGGATGGCACCCTCAACGTCGCGGTGAACTGCGTCGATCGGCACGTCGATGCCGGCCTCGGCGACAAGGTCGCGTACTACTTCGAGGGCGAGCCGGGCGACCGCCGGGCGATCACCTTCGCCGAGCTGCAGCGCGAGGTGTCGAAGGCCGCCAACGCGCTGGAAGCACTCGGCGTGACGAAGGGTGACCGCGTCGTCATCTATCTGCCAGTGATCCCTGAGACCGTGATCATCACGCTCGCGGTGGCCCGCATCGGTGCCATCCATTCGCTCGTCTTCGGTGGGTTCTCGGCCGAGGCGCTGCGATTCCGCGTCGAGGACACGGGGGCGAAGCTCGTGGTCACGAGTGACGGGCAGTTCCGCCGGGGCAAGGCCGTGCCCGTGAAGCAGAACGCGGATGCCGCGGTCGAGGGCCTCGACCATGTCGAGCACGTTCTCGTGGTCAACCGCACTGGCCTCCAGGTCGACATCACCGAGGGACGCGACGTCTGGTGGCACGACATCGTGGACTCGCAGCCTTCGCATCACGAGGCCGAGTCGTTCCCCGCCGAGACCCCGCTCTTCATCATCTACACCTCGGGCACCACGGGTAAGCCGAAGGGCCTCGTGCACACCTCCGGCGGCTACCTCACGCAGGCGAGCTGGACGCACTGGGCTGCCTTCGACGCGAAGGACAATGACGTGCACTGGTGCACCGCCGACCTCGCGTGGGTCACGGCGCACACCTACGAGCTGTACGGGCCGCTGTCGAACGCAACCACGCAGGTGATCTACGAGGGCACGCCGGACACCCCGTCGCGCACCCGACACCTCGAGATCATCGAACGCTACGGCGTCACGACGTACTACACGGCGCCCACGCTCGTGCGGACGTTCATGACGTGGTTCCCCGAGGGGCTGCCGTCGGGGTTCGACCTCTCGAGCATTCGCCTGCTCGGGTCGGTCGGTGAGTCGATCAACCCCGCGGCGTGGGTGTGGTTCCGCGAGCAGTTCGGTGCCGGCACCGCACCCGTCATCGACACCTGGTGGCAGTCCGAGACGGGCGCCGCGATCATGGCGCCCATCCCCGCCTGGACCACGATCAAGCCGGGCTCGGCGACTCGAGCGCTGCCCGGCCTGAAGACACTCGTGGTGGATGACGCGGGCGAGCCGGTACCGCCGGGCGCTGGCGGCTACCTCGTGATCGAGGGCACATGGCCCTCCATGGCGCGCACGGTGTGGGGCAACCCCCAGCGCTACCTCGACTCGTACTGGGCGCGCTTCGCCGACCGCGGATACTTCTTCTCCGGCGACGGCGCGAAGGCCGACGCCGACGGCGACATCTGGCTGCTCGGACGCGTCGACGACGTGATCAATGTCTCCGGCCACCGTCTGTCGACCATCGAGATCGAGTCGGCGCTGGTCGCCCACCCGCTGGTGGGCGAGGCCGGAGTGACGGGAGCCGACGACGCGACCACGGGAGAGGCGATCGTGGCCTTCGTGCTCGCCGCAACGGATGCCGCGACCGACGACCTCGCGCAGGAACTGCGCGCCCACGTGGCCGCCGCCATCGGGCCGATCGCCAAGCCACGGGACATCCACATCGTGCAGGACCTGCCGAAGACCCGCTCGGGCAAGATCATGCGACGCCTGCTGCGCGACATCGTCGACGGTCGCCCGCTCGGCGACACGACGTCACTCCAGGACCCGACGGGCCCGGAGCGCATCGCGGCAGTGGTGGCTGCGTCGCGCACACCCGCTCGCTGA